In a genomic window of Helianthus annuus cultivar XRQ/B chromosome 10, HanXRQr2.0-SUNRISE, whole genome shotgun sequence:
- the LOC110884999 gene encoding transcription factor bHLH130, whose protein sequence is MSFDMNTQNNNNNRLLRFRSAPSYVIQSYVNEVEKIRDVNNDGLNYGFVGLQDLEAEVDLKPNFGAQLQENYQSTTHGSVESGHGTSLYSRAVDGDKSSNLFRQNSSPAGLFSNVNPTNGYGGLRGAVASYRLGNVGNNGELSPSSSRLKRQLSTGVTSLGMLPRISEVEPDTIDPGVLNESSDYPFGSWEHEPTSQFIDSYSGLKRELNLQNGDNAGNHQPMLSHHLSLPKTSGEMAAVEKLLHFQDSVPCKIRAKRGCATHPRSIAERVRRTRISERMRKLQDLVPHMDKQTNTSDMLDLAVDYIKDLQEQYKALKDCRAKCICSAK, encoded by the exons ATGAGTTTTGATATGAACACTCAGAATAACAATAATAACCGGCTGCTAAGGTTCCGGTCTGCTCCGAGCTATGTGATACAGAGTTATGTGAATGAGGTTGAGAAAATTAGAGATGTGAACAATGATGGGTTGAATTATGGGTTTGTGGGTTTGCAAGATCTGGAGGCTGAGGTGGATCTTAAACCGAACTTTGGTGCCCAGTTGCAGGAGAATTATCAGAGTACAACTCATGGAAGCGTGGAGAGTGGTCATGGTACAAGTTTGTATAGCAGGGCGGTTGATGGTGATAAAAGTTCGAATTTGTTTAGACAGAATAGCTCTCCTGCTGGATTGTTTTCTAATGTTAATCCGACTAATG GTTACGGCGGATTGAGAGGTGCAGTTGCGAGCTACAGATTGGGAAATGTTGGAAACAATGGTGAACTGAGTCCTTCTTCAAGCAGATTAAAGAGACAACTAAGTACTGGGGTTACATCTTTAGGAATGTTGCCACGAATCTCGGAAGTCGAGCCCGACACCATTGACCCGGGTGTTCTAAATGAATCATCTGATTACCCTTTTGGTTCATGGGAACACGAACCTACTTCACAGTTTATTGATAGCTATTCTGGCCTCAAAAGGGAGCTAAATCTTCAG AATGGTGATAACGCGGGAAATCATCAACCTATGTTGTCACACCACTTGAGCTTGCCAAAAACTTCAGGAGAAATGGCTGCTGTCGAAAAGCTGCTGCATTTTCAAGATTCTGTCCCGTGCAAGATTCGTGCAAAACGAGGTTGTGCTACGCATCCAAGAAGCATAGCCGAGAGG GTTCGAAGAACGCGTATAAGTGAAAGAATGAGAAAACTACAAGACCTAGTCCCACACATGGACAAG CAAACAAACACATCAGACATGTTGGATTTGGCTGTTGATTACATCAAAGATCTTCAAGAACAATACAAG GCGTTAAAGGATTGTCGTGCAAAGTGCATATGTTCGGCAAAGTAA